AACAGTCCGCCTGGTACGCGCTGTCCGCCATGGGCTTTTACCCCCTGGCTCCCGGGACAGGGGAATACGTGATCACATCTCCTCTGTTTGACAAGATCACTCTGCGCAGGGACACGGGAGACCTGACCATCCGCGCCGTGAACAACGCTCCGGAGAACTGTTATATCAAAGCCCTGACGGTGGACGGCAAGCCCTGGGACCGGATCACCATAGACCACAGCGAACTGATGGCGGCCAAAGACATATGCTTCACACTCACCGGCGAGCCCACGGACTGGGCAAAGGGCACCTGGCCCGCCAGCCTTTCCAAGCCCGGCAGACAGTCTTACGGACTGCGGGACCTGATCGTCCGCGTATCGGCGGAGGGCGAAGACATAGGAGAGCTCTGTGACGACACGTCCCTCACGGGCAGGGTATTCGGGACCCGCAAGGCAGCCGTCACCATAGAGACAGACGGCAGCGAGCAGCCGGGGCTGCTGACCCTGACCTGCGGCAAAAAAGAGCGGGCCCCCGTCTCCTTCGCCCTTTACGGCAGCGAAGACGGCAATAGCTGGGAGCCCCTCAGAGCAGAAAAGGCCATCGCCTTCAAATGGGACCGGAGCCTGCTGCCCTTCCTGATACCGGGAGACAAGGGGTACAGGTACTACCGGCTGGAGCTGGCGTCCCTGGGCCCCCTGGAGCTGACCGAGCTGCAGCTGTGCCCCATCACGAAATAATATTTTGATAAAAGGATGATAATATGAAACCAAAAGCCCTGCTGCCTGTCAATGACCAGATCTTTGGCAAGCTGGAGCAGATAGAAAAGCGCTACAACGACCTGCGCTATGAAATAATATGCGGCATCGACCTGGAATACTGCCAGTTTTTTGACCGCCATTACCGCAGAGCCCCGGAGGACGCCTCCTACGCCAAGGCTCTGCCGGGCATGAAATGGGGCGGCAACTGGATCACCGCATGGTTCAGAGGGACCGTCAGCATCCCCCGGGACGCGGACCGGGTGTTCGTAAAGGCCGCCAACGGCGGAGAATGCCTGTTCGTAGTCAACGGGCGGTATATGGGAGTCTTTGACTCAAACCACCCCGTGGTGATGGCTGCCGAAAACGTGAGAAAGGGAGACCTGCTGGCCATAGAGATAGAGGCCTACTCCGGCCATTACGATCCGGGAGTCCACCCCACGGACCGGATGACCGTTCCCGAAGACGGCTGCAGGACCTATGAGGGAGCGGAGCTCCTGACAGAGAGAAGAGACGTGTCGGAGTTCGTCTTTGATTTTATGACCCTGAGGCTCCTGCTCAAGGCCATGGACCCGGATTCCCTGAGGCGCAACGTGATACTGAGAGACCTGATCAAGGTCTACAACACGGTGGACATGTATCCCGGCGAGACCGGTGAAGCCTCCTGGCGCCCCAAGCTCAAGGAGGCAGACAAGATACTGAAGGAGCTGCTGGCAGCCAAAAACGGCACTACCTCCCCCTTTATGGGCATCACCGGACATTCCCACATGGACACGGCCTGGCTGTGGCCCCTGAGAGAGACCTGGCGAAAGTGCGCCCGCACCTATTCCAACGTCATCAATCTGATGGACCGTTATCCGGAATTCACCTTCATCCAATCCTCGCCCTGCCACACGGAAAAGATCAGGGAATACTACCCGTCCCTGTTTGAAGAGATCAAAAAACAGGTGGCCGCCGGACGCTACGAGCCCAACGGCGCCATGTGGGTGGAGCCCGACTGCAATATCCCCTCCGGCGAAGCCCTGGCCCGGCAGCTTTTGGTGGGGCAATACTCCACCCGGGAAATGTTTGGCTATACCTCCGACACCCTGTGGCTGCCGGACGTATTCGGCTACTCGGCCGCCCTGCCCCAGCTGCTGCGTCTGGCAGAGGTCCGCTTTTTCCTGACCACCAAGCTGGGCTGGAACGACACCACCCGCCACCCCTATGACACCTTTGTGTGGGAAGGCATCGACGGAAGCACTGTGCTCACCCATTTCAACACCATACACAGCTGGCCCTCCCCGGACCACTTCATCGGCAGCTGGAAATGGCTGCAGCACAAGACCAATCAGGACCGGCGGTTCATAGCCTACGGCTTCGGAGACGGCGGAGGCGGCGTGATGCCTGAAATGATCGAGGTGGCCCGCCGCTGCCGGGACCTGGAGGGCTGCCCCCGGGCGGAGCACACGTCGGTCAGCGCTTTTATGCAGTCCATAGAGGAGCGCTCCGAACCCCTCCCCTGGTGGAACGGCGAGCTGTATCTGGAAGCCCATCGGGGCACCCAGACCGCAGGCAGCGAGCTGAAAAAGGCCAACAGGCGGGCCGAGTTCGTCATGAGAGACGCCGAGATACTCTCCGCGGCGGCCCTTGTGGCCCGGCAGGAGCCATATCCCGGCAATGAGCTGCTGGGGCTCTGGAAAATGCTCCTCACCAACCAGTTTCACGACATCATACCCGGCGACGGCATCCGGGAGGTGGTGGAAGAAGGCCTCAGGGACTATGAGACCGTCATCTGCCAGGGCTCTCATCTGAGGGACAAGGCCCTCGACCGCCTGACAGAGCCCTGCCCCGGCGCCGTCACCCTGTTCAACACTCTGTCCTGGGAGAGAAGCGGCGAGGTGAGCCTGCCCGCCGGCGTGTATCCTGCGGGCGCCCTGTGCCAGGATATCACGGACCCTGACGGGACTGCCCGGACGGCGGCCCTTGTGGGGGCGCTGCCCCCTATGGCCGCGGTCACGGCGCCTCTCGCAGAGGAGCCGCCGCAGGCAGCGTCGCCCTTCAGGGTGACAGGCAGCACCATAGAGACCCCCTTCGCCGTAGCGGAGCTGGCAGAGGACGGCTCTCTTAGGAGCCTGGTGGACAAGGCCTCCGACAGAGAGGTGACCTGCGGCAGACTCAACAGATTTTATATAGGCGAAGACGTTCCCGAGATATGGGACAACTGGAACATAGACAAAGACCAGAAAAACAAGATGGCCCCTGCCGTCAGGCTGACGGAGCGGGAGATCATTGCCGACGGGCCCCTGCAGCTCGTAGTCAGGAGCCGCTACGCCCTGTCGGAAAGCTCCTCCATGGTCCAGGACACCGTGTTTCACAGCTCCACTTGCCGGATAGATTTCAAGACCCTGATAGACTGGCACGACAAGCACACCCTGCTGAAGGCCTCCTTTGATCTGGACGTGCTGGCAGACTTCAGCCGCAGCGAGATACAGTACGGCTTTGCCGAAAGGCCCACCCACACCAACAGGCCCGACGATGCGGCCCGCTTTGAGGTGTGCTGCCACAAGTGGGCGGACCTCAGCGAGACCGGCTTTGGCTGCGCCGTCATAAACGACAGCAAATACGGCCTGAGCATCGAGGAAAGGAACATATCCCTTACTCTCATCAAATCCGGCACCCATCCAGACCCCACCGGCGACGAAGGTGTCCACAGCTTTTCCTACGCCCTGCTGCCTCATGACGGAGGCTTCGGCGTCAGGCAGGTGACCCGGCCGGCCTATGAATTCAATCTGGCCCCCCTGACGGCAATGGGCCGGACCGCCCCAAAGGCGGACAGTCTCATAAGCCTGGACAGGGACAACATCATAGCCGAAGCCGTCAAGCAGTCGGAGGATGGCAGCGGGATAACTGTAAGGCTCTGGGAGGCGGAAAAGACCGGGACAAAGGTCCGGGCGGCGTTTGGCTTTGACTTTGCCGCCATCAGCGAAGTGAACCTGCTGGAGGAAAAGCCCCGGCCGGTCAGGACCGAAGGCAGGACGGCTTTTCTGACCTTCCGTCCCTTTGAGATCAAGACACTGAAGATCACCTTTTAGTCCCGCCGGGCGGGACGCAAAGACGGCGCCGGAGCGGGTGTTCCCGCTCCGGCGCCGTCTTTATCCAAAGCTCTTTTTGATCTTCTTTCAACATGCATCAGGGTCTTTGTTCACAGTCCTTTGCAGTCTGTGTTCAAAGCCCTTCGCAGTCTCTATTTGCCCACGAGGGGCATCTCCGTCATCCTGAGCTTGGCGCAGCCGTAGGGTATCAGCTCCGTCTCCCGGGCCTCTCCCACAGGCTTTCTGCTCCGGGGGATGGCGTTGGCGTGGCCGTATTTGCTGCCCCAGTCTATGGGAGCCATGGTTGCCTTCACCCAGCAGGCCGGCTTGTCCCCGAAGGGGTAGTCGTCCATAGGCCCTTCATGATACTCAAAATCGGCGGCCGCAAAGGCCATGTTCCAGGGGGACGCGGGCCTCAGTTCCCAGTCGCACCAGGGATATTTTCTCTCCACTCCGCCCCGCTCGTATTCAAGCATACGCTTTGACGCCTGCACGGGCAGGGAATAGAGCAGAGGGCCGTACCACAGGCACCGAAGGCCTTCGGGACGCTGCCGGAGCTCAAAGTCGTAGTCAAACTCCACCGTCAGCTTCACAAGGTGGCTGTTTTTCTCAAAGGTCATCCAGCCTCCGCCGGCGCCCTCCCGCTCCAGACAGTATTCGTTCTGCTTCATGTCGCCAAAGTCCACGGAGCCGTTCAGCACCTCGTTGCCCTTCACCCGCACCTTTTTGGCCCAGGCGGGGATGCGCACCTTCACCCGGCAGCGGGCGTCGCCCTCCGCCACTATGACGAATTGCTTCCGGAAGGGATACCAGGAATAGACCCGTGCCTTCAGGCTCTTGCCCTCGTGCTCAGTTTCCGCCTCCGTGGGGGCAAAGCTGGCTATCACCAGCCCTTCGTCGTCCTGCATGATGCAGGAGGCGGCGTATTTGGGAAAGGCCTGATTGAAGTTGGCGGTGCAGCAGCCGTAGCCGGGCTCCAGCCCGAACACGTTGCTCTCCTCTCCGTTGGTATAAAACACGTTTTCGGCATGCTCGGACACGCAGCAGGATATCTGATTGGTCTGCTGGTCGTATTGGTGGGTCCACATATCCGCGCTGATGGTGGCCGGCAGGGAGTTGAAGGCCAGCCGTTCCAGAGCGTCTCCCCATCCGGAGGAGCCGGATATCCCCATCAGTATCTCGTAGGAATACATGGCCTCGGCTATGCTGCACAGCT
The nucleotide sequence above comes from Abditibacteriota bacterium. Encoded proteins:
- a CDS encoding alpha-mannosidase is translated as MKPKALLPVNDQIFGKLEQIEKRYNDLRYEIICGIDLEYCQFFDRHYRRAPEDASYAKALPGMKWGGNWITAWFRGTVSIPRDADRVFVKAANGGECLFVVNGRYMGVFDSNHPVVMAAENVRKGDLLAIEIEAYSGHYDPGVHPTDRMTVPEDGCRTYEGAELLTERRDVSEFVFDFMTLRLLLKAMDPDSLRRNVILRDLIKVYNTVDMYPGETGEASWRPKLKEADKILKELLAAKNGTTSPFMGITGHSHMDTAWLWPLRETWRKCARTYSNVINLMDRYPEFTFIQSSPCHTEKIREYYPSLFEEIKKQVAAGRYEPNGAMWVEPDCNIPSGEALARQLLVGQYSTREMFGYTSDTLWLPDVFGYSAALPQLLRLAEVRFFLTTKLGWNDTTRHPYDTFVWEGIDGSTVLTHFNTIHSWPSPDHFIGSWKWLQHKTNQDRRFIAYGFGDGGGGVMPEMIEVARRCRDLEGCPRAEHTSVSAFMQSIEERSEPLPWWNGELYLEAHRGTQTAGSELKKANRRAEFVMRDAEILSAAALVARQEPYPGNELLGLWKMLLTNQFHDIIPGDGIREVVEEGLRDYETVICQGSHLRDKALDRLTEPCPGAVTLFNTLSWERSGEVSLPAGVYPAGALCQDITDPDGTARTAALVGALPPMAAVTAPLAEEPPQAASPFRVTGSTIETPFAVAELAEDGSLRSLVDKASDREVTCGRLNRFYIGEDVPEIWDNWNIDKDQKNKMAPAVRLTEREIIADGPLQLVVRSRYALSESSSMVQDTVFHSSTCRIDFKTLIDWHDKHTLLKASFDLDVLADFSRSEIQYGFAERPTHTNRPDDAARFEVCCHKWADLSETGFGCAVINDSKYGLSIEERNISLTLIKSGTHPDPTGDEGVHSFSYALLPHDGGFGVRQVTRPAYEFNLAPLTAMGRTAPKADSLISLDRDNIIAEAVKQSEDGSGITVRLWEAEKTGTKVRAAFGFDFAAISEVNLLEEKPRPVRTEGRTAFLTFRPFEIKTLKITF
- a CDS encoding glycoside hydrolase family 127 protein — translated: MMRKAKYRSISPARIRPHGWLRRQLELQARGLSGALYRIWPDIRDSKWIGGDKDGWERVPYWLDGFIPLAFLLEDEELQKVAKRYVDAILDLQQPDGWICPCSDKERASYDMWAYLLILKVLTVWHDCTGDERVQPAMEKALACLAKHIKKHPLMGWGKYRSFEGLIAVRWLLERKPGRRTEKLAELLKEQGHDYGAWFDHFRHIGPVPKWTLDTHVVNLAMSLKAGALFSQFDGSDPDAAAEKALFYLMKYHGQAPGHFSGDECLAGTSPIHGAELCSIAEAMYSYEILMGISGSSGWGDALERLAFNSLPATISADMWTHQYDQQTNQISCCVSEHAENVFYTNGEESNVFGLEPGYGCCTANFNQAFPKYAASCIMQDDEGLVIASFAPTEAETEHEGKSLKARVYSWYPFRKQFVIVAEGDARCRVKVRIPAWAKKVRVKGNEVLNGSVDFGDMKQNEYCLEREGAGGGWMTFEKNSHLVKLTVEFDYDFELRQRPEGLRCLWYGPLLYSLPVQASKRMLEYERGGVERKYPWCDWELRPASPWNMAFAAADFEYHEGPMDDYPFGDKPACWVKATMAPIDWGSKYGHANAIPRSRKPVGEARETELIPYGCAKLRMTEMPLVGK